The Conger conger chromosome 15, fConCon1.1, whole genome shotgun sequence genome contains a region encoding:
- the LOC133111182 gene encoding L-lactate dehydrogenase B chain-like, whose product MATVREKLLHEAQPGKLALARAKVTVVGVGQVGMACAFSILQSGVADDVTLIDVMKDKLQGEVLDLQHGSLFLKTPKIRAAKDYSETADSKLCIITAGVRQREGESRLDLVQRNVEVFKQIVPPLAQYSPDAILLVVSNPVDILTYVAWKLSGFPQERVLGSGTNLDSARFRFLMGERLGIHPSSVHGHIIGEHGDSSVAVWSGANVAGVSLLALNPELETKQDSEGWAKVHQDVVNSAYEVIRLKGYTSWAIGLSVSGLAQSILKNLRSVHPVSTLVKGMHGIDQEVFLSVPSVLGWCGVCGVLNQPLKEMETQQLLQSAKTLWDIQSNLAL is encoded by the exons ATGGCAACGGTGAGAGAGAAGCTCCTCCATGAGGCCCAGCCTGGTAAGCTGGCATTGGCCCGGGCGAAGGTGACGGTAGTTGGGGTAGGGCAGGTGGGAATGGCCTGCGCTTTCAGCATCCTGCAGTCG GGCGTTGCCGATGATGTCACCTTGATTGACGTAATGAAGGACAAGCTGCAGGGGGAGGTGCTGGACCTGCAGCACGGCAGCCTCTTTCTCAAGACCCCAAAGATCAGAGCCGCTAAAG ATTACTCGGAGACGGCCGACTCCAAGCTGTGCATCATCACGGCCGGGGTGCGACAGCGGGAGGGGGAGAGTCGGCTGGACCTGGTCCAGAGGAACGTGGAGGTGTTCAAGCAGATCGTTCCCCCGCTGGCCCAGTACAGCCCCGACGCCATCCTGCTGGTGGTGTCCAACCCAG TGGATATCCTGACCTATGTGGCCTGGAAGCTGAGTGGTTTTCCTCAGGAGCGGGTCCTGGGAAGCGGCACTAACCTGGACTCGGCGCGGTTCCGCTTCCTGATGGGGGAGAGGCTGGGGATCCACCCCAGCAGCGTGCATGGCCACATCATCGGGGAGCACGGGGACTCCAGCG TGGCAGTGTGGAGCGGGGCTAATGTGGCAGGAGTGAGCCTGCTGGCCCTGAACCCTGAGCTAGAGACCAAACAGGACTCAGAGGGCTGGGCAAAGGTGCACCAGGATGTGGTCAACAG CGCTTATGAGGTGATCCGGCTGAAGGGGTACACCTCCTGGGCCATCGGGCTGAGCGTGAGCGGCCTGGCCCAGTCCATCCTGAAGAACCTCAGGAGCGTCCACCCTGTCTCCACCCTCGTCAAG gGCATGCACGGCATCGATCAGGAGGTGTTCCTGAGCGTGCCATCGGTGCTGGgctggtgtggggtgtgtggggtgctGAATCAGCCCCTAAAGGAGATGGAGACCCAGCAACTGCTCCAAAGTGCCAAGACCCTGTGGGACATCCAGAGCAACCTGGCCCTCTAA